In Microbacterium binotii, one DNA window encodes the following:
- a CDS encoding MATE family efflux transporter, with the protein MAATLNRQILNLAVPALGALIAEPLFLIIDAAMIGHLGVVPLAGLGIASAVLQTIVGLMVFLAYSTTPAVARRFGAGQHGSAVTAGIDGMWLALGLGFILAVAGYLTTPTLVGLFAPAADVAAEAEAYLGISMWGLPAMLIVFAATGLLRGMQDTVTPLWIAGAGFTANAGLNWLFIYGFGWGIAGSAVGTVVAQWGMVAVYALVVGRLARRHDASIRPRRDSVSGAARSGGWMFVRTVSLRAALLATVAVATALGTLELAGWQVAFTIFSTAAFALDALAIAAQALVGRGLGEDDPAFVRRVLGRTVAWGVWFGVIVGALIGGFSGVIGLVFTSDAAIAALVQPALIVLAIAQPLCGVVFVLDGVLIGAGDGKYLALAGLANLVPFVPALLVVLWVGTAGAAGLAWLAVAFFGVYMLARAVTLGWRVRTGAWMRIPA; encoded by the coding sequence GTGGCGGCGACACTCAATCGGCAGATCCTGAACCTCGCGGTGCCCGCGCTCGGCGCGCTCATCGCGGAGCCGCTGTTCCTCATCATCGACGCCGCGATGATCGGTCACCTCGGCGTCGTGCCGCTCGCGGGCCTCGGCATCGCATCGGCCGTGCTGCAGACGATCGTCGGGCTCATGGTGTTCCTCGCCTATTCGACGACCCCCGCGGTGGCACGGCGCTTCGGTGCGGGGCAGCACGGCTCGGCGGTGACGGCGGGGATCGACGGGATGTGGCTGGCCTTGGGCCTCGGCTTCATCCTCGCCGTGGCCGGATACCTCACGACCCCCACGCTCGTGGGTCTGTTCGCCCCCGCCGCCGACGTCGCGGCGGAGGCGGAGGCCTACCTGGGCATCTCGATGTGGGGCCTGCCGGCGATGCTGATCGTGTTCGCGGCGACGGGTCTGCTGCGGGGGATGCAGGACACCGTGACACCGCTCTGGATCGCTGGCGCCGGCTTCACCGCCAACGCCGGGCTGAACTGGCTGTTCATCTACGGGTTCGGGTGGGGCATCGCCGGCTCCGCGGTCGGAACCGTCGTGGCGCAGTGGGGCATGGTGGCCGTGTACGCGCTGGTGGTGGGACGCCTGGCGCGGCGGCACGACGCATCCATCCGTCCGCGGCGCGACAGCGTGTCGGGCGCCGCGCGCAGCGGTGGCTGGATGTTCGTGCGCACCGTCTCGTTGCGCGCGGCCCTGCTCGCGACGGTCGCCGTGGCGACGGCGCTCGGCACCCTCGAGCTCGCCGGCTGGCAGGTGGCGTTCACGATCTTCTCGACCGCAGCGTTCGCCCTGGACGCGCTCGCGATCGCGGCGCAGGCCCTCGTGGGCCGCGGGCTCGGCGAGGACGACCCCGCCTTCGTACGCCGCGTGCTGGGCCGCACGGTCGCCTGGGGCGTGTGGTTCGGCGTGATCGTCGGGGCGCTGATCGGCGGCTTCTCGGGCGTGATCGGACTCGTCTTCACCTCGGATGCGGCCATCGCCGCGCTCGTGCAGCCCGCGCTGATCGTGCTCGCCATCGCGCAGCCGCTCTGCGGCGTCGTCTTCGTGCTCGACGGCGTGCTCATCGGCGCCGGTGACGGCAAGTACCTCGCCCTCGCGGGACTCGCCAACCTGGTGCCGTTCGTGCCCGCGCTGCTCGTGGTGCTGTGGGTCGGCACCGCGGGGGCTGCGGGCCTGGCCTGGCTCGCCGTCGCGTTCTTCGGGGTCTACATGCTGGCGCGCGCGGTCACCCTCGGCTGGCGCGTGCGCACCGGCGCCTGGATGCGCATCCCCGCCTGA
- a CDS encoding M15 family metallopeptidase encodes MHSSVAPASVIAPARSHRLVFAVLALVAAILLAALAGVWLRAVLTTDGSFVPDEASGLIRGDQAVTVADDHLPAIAGLDAGLRDAMRAATADAAGDGVALLISSGWRSEAYQRWLLGDAIRYYGDEATARRFVATPEASQHVTGDAVDIGPLDAQLWLGEHGAAYGLCQTYANERWHFELATTPGGTCPDMRADATS; translated from the coding sequence ATGCACAGTTCCGTCGCACCCGCATCCGTCATCGCTCCGGCGCGGTCCCACCGGCTCGTGTTCGCCGTCCTCGCTCTGGTCGCCGCGATCCTGCTCGCTGCGCTCGCCGGCGTGTGGTTGCGTGCCGTGCTCACCACGGACGGGTCGTTCGTGCCCGACGAGGCGAGCGGCCTCATCCGGGGCGACCAGGCCGTCACCGTCGCCGACGATCACCTGCCCGCCATCGCCGGGCTCGACGCGGGGCTACGCGATGCGATGCGCGCCGCCACGGCCGACGCGGCGGGGGACGGAGTGGCGCTGCTGATCTCCAGCGGATGGCGCAGTGAGGCGTACCAGCGGTGGCTTCTCGGCGACGCCATCCGTTATTACGGCGATGAGGCGACCGCGCGTCGGTTCGTCGCGACCCCGGAGGCCTCGCAACATGTGACGGGCGACGCCGTCGACATCGGGCCCCTCGACGCGCAGCTCTGGCTCGGGGAGCACGGCGCCGCGTACGGCCTGTGCCAGACCTACGCCAACGAACGCTGGCACTTCGAGTTGGCGACCACTCCCGGCGGCACCTGCCCCGACATGCGCGCGGATGCCACATCCTGA
- a CDS encoding response regulator transcription factor, whose translation MRVLIVEDELFLAEAIRDGLRLEAIAADVAGDGDMALEQLAVNAYDVVVLDRDIPGPNGDEIARRLTAEATAPRILMLTAADRLDDKETGFASGADDYLTKPFALRELVLRLRALGRRPAAGAPPTAERAGVTLDRFRREVFRDGRYVALTRKQFAVLDVLMSAEGGVVSAEDLLERAWDENADPFTNAVRITISTLRKRLGEPWVIETVPGVGYRMLP comes from the coding sequence ATGCGGGTGCTGATCGTCGAGGACGAGTTGTTCCTCGCCGAAGCGATCCGCGACGGGCTGCGTCTCGAGGCGATCGCCGCGGACGTCGCCGGCGACGGCGACATGGCGCTCGAGCAGCTCGCGGTCAACGCCTACGACGTCGTCGTGCTCGACCGCGACATCCCCGGCCCCAACGGCGACGAGATCGCCCGCCGTCTCACGGCCGAAGCCACGGCTCCGCGCATCCTCATGCTCACCGCCGCCGACCGACTCGACGACAAGGAGACGGGCTTCGCGAGCGGCGCGGACGATTACCTCACCAAACCGTTCGCCCTGCGCGAGCTCGTGCTGCGGTTGCGCGCGCTGGGGCGCCGTCCGGCCGCGGGAGCGCCTCCCACGGCCGAGCGCGCGGGCGTGACGCTGGATCGGTTCCGACGCGAGGTGTTCCGCGACGGACGCTACGTCGCCCTCACCCGCAAGCAGTTCGCGGTGCTCGACGTGCTGATGAGCGCCGAGGGCGGTGTCGTCAGCGCGGAGGACCTGCTGGAGCGGGCGTGGGACGAGAACGCGGACCCGTTCACGAACGCCGTGCGGATCACGATCTCCACGCTGCGCAAGCGTCTCGGCGAACCGTGGGTCATCGAGACGGTGCCCGGCGTCGGTTACCGGATGCTGCCGTGA
- a CDS encoding sensor histidine kinase encodes MTRRGVGVSMRLKLALSYAGFLIVAGGALVAVGLLVLRFVPQGALFGMDGDWAPNRADLLEVFTRYAVWAIIALVLFGLVGGWILAGIVLRPLKRMTDAVALVRDGRLDHRVALPGRRDELTELADTLDAMLDRIERTLDEERRFAANASHELRTPHAVIRTLVEVAQADPAGRDIDTTLARIGATNDRAIEATEALLALARVGRGTPLALQRVDLAAVVETALADVRPDADAACIRVDTDLRASVVTADEALLLRLAANLLRNAVVHNVDDGWMLVRVREGTLIVENGGEQLTPEVAATLTEPFVRGAGRTRGAHGRSGAGLGLAIVASIVRAHGATLAVAARPTGGLQITVHLPR; translated from the coding sequence GTGACGCGCCGCGGCGTCGGGGTCTCGATGCGCCTGAAGCTCGCGCTCAGCTACGCGGGCTTCCTCATCGTCGCGGGCGGCGCATTGGTCGCGGTCGGGCTTCTCGTGCTGCGCTTCGTGCCCCAGGGCGCCCTGTTCGGCATGGACGGCGACTGGGCACCGAACCGCGCCGACCTGCTCGAGGTCTTCACCCGCTACGCCGTCTGGGCGATCATCGCGCTCGTCCTGTTCGGGCTCGTCGGCGGCTGGATCCTCGCGGGGATCGTGCTGCGTCCGCTCAAGCGCATGACGGATGCGGTCGCCCTCGTGCGCGATGGCCGCCTCGACCACCGAGTGGCGCTGCCCGGACGCCGCGACGAGCTGACCGAGCTCGCCGACACCCTCGACGCGATGCTCGACCGCATCGAGCGCACCCTCGACGAGGAGCGCCGGTTCGCCGCGAACGCGTCACACGAACTGCGCACCCCGCACGCCGTGATCCGCACGCTCGTCGAGGTGGCGCAGGCGGATCCCGCCGGACGCGACATCGACACGACTCTCGCCCGCATCGGCGCGACGAACGACCGCGCGATCGAGGCGACGGAGGCGCTGCTCGCGCTCGCACGGGTGGGCCGCGGCACGCCCCTCGCCCTGCAGCGGGTGGACCTGGCGGCGGTCGTCGAAACGGCGCTCGCGGACGTCCGCCCGGATGCGGACGCCGCCTGCATCCGCGTCGACACCGACCTTCGGGCGTCCGTCGTCACCGCCGATGAGGCACTCCTGCTCAGACTCGCCGCCAACCTCCTGCGCAACGCCGTCGTGCACAACGTCGATGACGGATGGATGCTGGTGCGCGTGCGGGAGGGCACGCTGATCGTCGAGAACGGCGGCGAGCAGCTGACCCCCGAGGTCGCCGCGACCCTCACCGAGCCCTTCGTACGCGGCGCCGGCCGCACCCGCGGGGCACACGGCCGTTCCGGGGCGGGTCTGGGACTCGCGATCGTCGCCTCGATCGTGCGCGCGCACGGGGCGACGCTGGCCGTGGCGGCGCGACCCACCGGCGGGCTGCAGATCACGGTTCACCTGCCGCGCTGA
- a CDS encoding VanZ family protein yields MSHTHISPARLAAAVAAVAGVALLTLAPWAIVHPLRGRVVWLLQYLAEPVLTWLPGGPDQVLNTLLFIPVGATLALLLPRRAWPVGIIAGFALSALVEIAQEAIPGRVPDAGDVLWNTCGGAIGVIVVTLVRAAGAAQRGR; encoded by the coding sequence ATGTCGCACACGCACATCTCACCCGCCCGCCTCGCCGCCGCCGTCGCGGCCGTCGCGGGCGTGGCGCTGCTGACGCTCGCTCCCTGGGCCATCGTCCATCCGCTGCGGGGACGCGTCGTCTGGCTGCTGCAGTATCTCGCCGAGCCCGTCCTGACGTGGCTTCCGGGTGGGCCGGATCAGGTGCTCAACACCCTGTTGTTCATCCCCGTGGGCGCGACCCTCGCGCTGCTGCTGCCCCGCCGGGCGTGGCCCGTCGGGATCATCGCCGGATTCGCGTTGTCGGCGCTCGTGGAGATCGCGCAGGAGGCGATCCCCGGCCGTGTGCCGGATGCCGGCGACGTGCTGTGGAACACCTGCGGCGGCGCGATCGGTGTGATCGTGGTGACGCTCGTCCGCGCGGCCGGAGCGGCTCAGCGCGGCAGGTGA
- a CDS encoding TrmH family RNA methyltransferase: protein MTDAGEPEDTTADTAPEHGVGPWEGPWPDEAHLDPDLLATGDRRNVIDRYRYWRMEAIVADLDAHRHGFHVAIENWQHDMNIGSIVRSANAFAAAEVHIIGRRRWNKRGAMVTDRYQHVRHHDDVAAFAEWAAAEHLPVIAVDNVPGSVPVQDAELPERCVLVFGQEGPGLSPEAVAAASGVVEISQYGSTRSINAAAAAAVVMYEWCRRWAR, encoded by the coding sequence ATGACGGATGCGGGCGAGCCGGAGGACACCACCGCGGACACCGCTCCCGAGCACGGCGTCGGGCCCTGGGAGGGGCCGTGGCCCGACGAGGCGCACCTCGATCCCGACCTGCTCGCCACGGGGGATCGCCGCAACGTGATCGATCGCTACCGCTACTGGCGGATGGAGGCGATCGTCGCCGATCTCGACGCGCATCGGCACGGCTTCCACGTGGCGATCGAGAACTGGCAGCACGACATGAACATCGGCTCGATCGTCCGCAGCGCCAACGCCTTCGCCGCCGCGGAAGTGCACATCATCGGTCGCCGCCGCTGGAACAAGCGCGGCGCCATGGTCACCGACCGCTATCAGCACGTGCGCCATCACGACGACGTCGCAGCGTTCGCGGAATGGGCGGCGGCCGAGCATCTCCCCGTCATCGCCGTCGACAACGTGCCCGGCTCCGTCCCCGTGCAGGATGCGGAGCTCCCCGAGCGCTGCGTGCTCGTGTTCGGTCAGGAGGGGCCGGGGCTCTCGCCGGAGGCGGTGGCGGCCGCATCCGGCGTCGTGGAGATCTCGCAGTACGGGTCGACGCGCTCGATCAACGCCGCCGCTGCCGCCGCTGTCGTGATGTACGAGTGGTGTCGTCGCTGGGCGCGCTGA
- a CDS encoding Nramp family divalent metal transporter, which produces MPKTLTLAPVQAPARRMAWLLGPALVAGVAYLDPGNVAANMTAGATFGYLLVWVVVLGNLMAWLIQYLSAKLGIVTGQSLPDLLGHRIRRPWARRLYWLQAELVAMATDVAEVIGGAVALNLLFGIPLLWGGVITGVVSMAVLTVQSRRGARAFETVVITMLIVIVIGFCTGIIFSPPDAGGLVQGLVPRFEGTDSVLLAASILGATVMPHAIYAHSSLARDRFPLTDSAPADRERRLLRATRWDVTIAMAVAGTTNLIMLLLAASSLAGVPGTDSLEGAYAALSAGLGPVIATLFAVGLLASGLASSSVGAYAGSEIMKGLLHVRVPLLARRLVTIIPALVILGLGLDPTLALVLSQVVLSFGIPFALIPLVWLTAQRSLLGRYRNRIATTVAGAAASVFLVVLNALLIWLVITGG; this is translated from the coding sequence ATGCCGAAAACACTGACCCTCGCGCCCGTCCAGGCGCCTGCGCGTCGGATGGCGTGGCTGCTGGGGCCGGCGCTCGTCGCCGGGGTGGCCTATCTCGATCCGGGGAATGTCGCCGCGAACATGACCGCCGGCGCGACGTTCGGCTACCTGCTCGTGTGGGTCGTCGTGCTCGGCAACCTCATGGCGTGGCTGATCCAGTACCTGTCCGCGAAGCTCGGGATCGTCACCGGCCAGAGCCTGCCCGACCTCCTCGGCCACCGCATCCGCCGCCCGTGGGCCCGGCGGCTGTATTGGCTGCAGGCCGAGCTCGTGGCGATGGCGACGGATGTGGCGGAGGTGATCGGCGGCGCTGTCGCGCTCAACCTCCTCTTCGGCATTCCCCTCCTGTGGGGTGGCGTCATCACCGGCGTCGTGTCGATGGCCGTGCTGACGGTGCAGTCGCGCCGCGGCGCCCGCGCGTTCGAGACCGTCGTCATCACGATGCTCATCGTGATCGTGATCGGTTTCTGCACCGGGATCATCTTCTCGCCGCCGGATGCGGGCGGCCTGGTGCAGGGCCTGGTGCCGCGCTTCGAGGGCACCGACTCTGTCCTGCTGGCCGCATCCATCCTGGGCGCGACCGTCATGCCGCACGCGATCTACGCGCACTCCTCGCTGGCGCGCGACCGCTTCCCGCTGACGGATTCCGCACCCGCCGATCGCGAGCGTCGCCTCCTGCGCGCCACGCGGTGGGACGTCACGATCGCCATGGCCGTCGCCGGCACGACGAATCTCATCATGCTGCTGCTCGCCGCATCCAGCCTCGCCGGGGTTCCCGGCACCGACTCTCTCGAGGGCGCGTACGCGGCCCTGTCGGCGGGACTCGGGCCCGTCATCGCCACGCTCTTCGCCGTGGGCCTGCTCGCCAGCGGACTGGCCTCCAGCTCGGTCGGCGCCTACGCCGGCTCCGAGATCATGAAGGGGCTGCTGCACGTGCGCGTGCCGCTGCTGGCTCGGCGGCTCGTCACCATCATCCCGGCCCTGGTGATCCTGGGACTCGGCCTCGACCCGACGCTCGCCCTCGTGCTCAGCCAGGTCGTCCTCTCCTTCGGCATCCCTTTCGCCCTCATCCCCCTGGTCTGGTTGACGGCGCAGCGCAGCCTGCTCGGCCGGTACCGCAACCGGATCGCCACGACGGTCGCCGGAGCGGCCGCATCCGTGTTCCTGGTTGTTCTGAACGCACTGCTCATCTGGCTCGTGATCACGGGCGGGTAG
- a CDS encoding metal-dependent transcriptional regulator codes for MPTSAAVDDYLKVVYQHTEWQDERITPSQLAQQLGLAPSSVTEMVQKLAAAGLVSHRRYGPITLTEKGLARAAAIVRRHRLVETWLVREYGYTWDEVHDEAEILEHALSDRLLDRIDERLGRPRFDPHGDAIPDALGQVERVPFVLLADAQAGHVGRVLRVNDRDPDLLRELERRGLDVDHRVEVLESAPDLRVRVDGTEISIPPAAHDAIWLSA; via the coding sequence GTGCCCACATCCGCAGCCGTCGACGACTACCTGAAGGTCGTGTACCAGCACACGGAATGGCAGGACGAGCGGATCACGCCGTCGCAGCTCGCGCAGCAGCTGGGGCTCGCGCCGTCGAGCGTCACCGAGATGGTGCAGAAGCTCGCCGCGGCGGGCCTTGTGAGCCATCGCCGGTACGGCCCGATCACGCTGACCGAGAAGGGCCTCGCGCGTGCGGCGGCGATCGTGCGTCGCCACCGCCTCGTCGAGACGTGGCTCGTGCGCGAGTACGGCTACACCTGGGACGAGGTGCACGACGAGGCCGAGATCCTCGAGCACGCGCTCAGCGACCGACTGCTCGATCGCATCGACGAACGCCTCGGACGCCCGCGCTTCGATCCCCACGGCGACGCCATCCCCGACGCGCTGGGTCAGGTCGAGCGTGTGCCGTTCGTGCTGCTCGCCGACGCGCAGGCGGGGCACGTGGGCCGCGTCCTGCGGGTCAACGACCGCGACCCCGACCTGCTGCGCGAGCTCGAACGCCGCGGCCTGGACGTCGACCACCGCGTGGAGGTGCTCGAGTCCGCTCCAGACCTCCGCGTCCGCGTGGACGGCACAGAGATCAGCATCCCTCCCGCGGCGCACGACGCGATCTGGCTCTCCGCCTGA
- a CDS encoding SDR family NAD(P)-dependent oxidoreductase produces MSARDADWDPHRLPDLTGRTYLVTGSNAGLGYFASEQLVNAGARVIMTGRNPNRLAAARAAVSARLPHATGTAETLLLDTSNLGSVRAAAATVRQRGRLDGLLLNAGIVHPPAQRETTRDGNELVLATNALGHFALAGALLTTLAARRGRMVWLGSMSTSISKYDPTDPQLVERYSPWRAYVQSKAVTTVVGLEADRRLREARVPVTSVIAHPGYSTSGRTVGIRGVNEPSRWGRFLDNLQAPITQSKEHGAWPLVRALVDPDVEGGQMWGPGRVVAGPPRAAQPTAFLREPAIGERLWLMCEAATRMRWPFEAARR; encoded by the coding sequence GTGAGCGCTCGCGACGCGGATTGGGATCCGCACCGGTTGCCGGACCTGACGGGCCGGACCTACCTGGTGACGGGCTCGAACGCGGGCCTCGGGTACTTCGCCAGCGAGCAGCTCGTGAACGCCGGAGCGCGCGTCATCATGACCGGGCGCAACCCCAACAGGCTCGCCGCCGCCCGTGCCGCCGTGTCGGCCCGCCTGCCGCACGCGACCGGCACCGCCGAGACGCTCCTGTTGGACACGAGCAACCTCGGCTCGGTGCGCGCGGCGGCCGCCACCGTCCGCCAGCGCGGCCGCCTCGACGGCCTGCTGCTGAACGCGGGGATCGTTCATCCGCCCGCCCAGCGCGAGACCACGCGAGACGGCAACGAACTCGTGCTCGCCACCAATGCGCTCGGCCACTTCGCCCTGGCGGGCGCGCTGCTGACCACGCTCGCCGCCCGTCGCGGACGAATGGTGTGGCTCGGCAGCATGTCGACCTCGATCTCGAAGTACGACCCCACCGATCCGCAGCTCGTCGAGCGCTACTCGCCGTGGCGCGCGTACGTGCAGTCGAAGGCCGTCACCACGGTGGTCGGCCTCGAGGCGGACCGGCGGCTGCGCGAGGCGCGCGTGCCCGTGACGAGCGTGATCGCCCACCCCGGCTACTCGACGAGCGGCCGCACGGTCGGCATCCGCGGGGTCAACGAGCCCTCGCGCTGGGGTCGGTTCCTCGACAACCTGCAAGCGCCAATCACGCAGTCGAAGGAGCACGGCGCCTGGCCGCTGGTGCGCGCCCTCGTCGACCCCGATGTTGAGGGCGGGCAGATGTGGGGGCCAGGTCGCGTCGTCGCCGGGCCGCCGCGCGCCGCACAGCCGACGGCGTTCCTGCGGGAGCCGGCGATCGGCGAGCGGCTGTGGCTCATGTGCGAGGCGGCCACGCGGATGCGGTGGCCATTCGAGGCAGCCCGGCGCTGA
- a CDS encoding HAD-IIA family hydrolase produces the protein MRTRDDIECWLTDMDGVLVHDNQAIPGAAELLAQWRDTGTPFLVLTNNPIFTPRDLSARLKRSGLDVPEERIWTSALATAEFLKSQMPGSSAFVIGEAGLTTALHEAGVVMTETQPDYVVVGETRQYSFEAITQAIRFINAGARFIVTNPDATGPTPNGIVPATGSFAAMITKATGKEPYVVGKPNPMMFRSALNRIGAHSENTGMIGDRMDTDVVAGIEAGLHTVLVMTGISDPAEIERYPFRPDEVLTSVAELIAPEPVESEMPEGI, from the coding sequence ATGCGCACGCGCGATGACATCGAATGCTGGCTGACCGACATGGACGGCGTGCTGGTGCACGACAACCAGGCGATCCCGGGGGCGGCAGAGCTGCTCGCGCAATGGCGCGACACCGGCACGCCCTTCCTGGTGCTCACGAACAACCCGATCTTCACCCCTCGCGATCTGAGCGCGCGCCTGAAGCGTTCCGGGCTCGACGTGCCCGAGGAGCGCATCTGGACCTCGGCGCTCGCGACAGCGGAGTTCCTGAAGTCGCAGATGCCCGGCAGCTCGGCCTTCGTCATCGGCGAGGCGGGGCTCACGACCGCGCTGCACGAGGCGGGCGTCGTCATGACCGAGACGCAGCCCGACTACGTCGTCGTCGGCGAGACGCGCCAGTACTCGTTCGAGGCGATCACCCAGGCCATCCGCTTCATCAACGCGGGTGCGCGGTTCATCGTCACCAACCCGGATGCGACCGGGCCCACCCCGAACGGCATCGTTCCGGCGACAGGGTCGTTCGCCGCCATGATCACGAAGGCCACTGGCAAGGAGCCGTACGTGGTCGGCAAGCCGAATCCGATGATGTTCCGCTCCGCCCTCAACCGCATCGGCGCGCACTCCGAGAACACCGGCATGATCGGCGACCGCATGGACACCGACGTCGTCGCCGGCATCGAGGCGGGTCTGCACACCGTGCTCGTCATGACCGGCATCAGCGACCCGGCGGAGATCGAGCGCTACCCCTTCCGCCCCGACGAGGTGCTCACCTCCGTCGCCGAGCTCATCGCCCCCGAGCCCGTCGAGTCGGAGATGCCCGAGGGCATCTGA
- the pyrE gene encoding orotate phosphoribosyltransferase, with translation MTAASTSELESDRQALIALIGAEAVFHGDFTLSSGKKASYYVDMRKLTLDHRAAPAIGRIMLDLIRDVDGVVAVGGLTLGADPIANAVMHESVHAGTPLDAFVVRKEPKDHGRGRQIEGADVAGKRVVVVEDTSTTGQSALKAVEALRREGAEPVAVAVIVDRKTGAQAAVEAEGLQWLAAIDLDDLGLPAQ, from the coding sequence GTGACCGCCGCATCCACTTCCGAGCTCGAATCCGACCGCCAGGCGCTCATCGCGCTGATCGGCGCCGAGGCCGTCTTCCACGGCGACTTCACCCTCTCGAGCGGTAAGAAGGCGTCGTACTACGTCGACATGCGCAAGCTGACGCTCGACCACCGGGCGGCTCCCGCGATCGGGCGCATCATGCTGGATCTGATCCGCGACGTGGACGGCGTGGTTGCCGTCGGGGGCCTCACCCTCGGCGCGGATCCCATCGCCAACGCGGTCATGCACGAGTCGGTGCACGCGGGCACGCCCCTCGACGCGTTCGTCGTGCGCAAGGAGCCCAAGGACCACGGCCGCGGTCGCCAGATCGAGGGCGCGGATGTGGCGGGCAAGCGCGTCGTGGTCGTCGAAGACACCTCCACGACCGGCCAGTCCGCGCTGAAGGCCGTCGAGGCGTTGCGCCGCGAGGGTGCCGAGCCCGTCGCCGTCGCCGTGATCGTCGACCGCAAGACCGGAGCCCAGGCCGCGGTCGAAGCCGAGGGGCTGCAGTGGCTGGCCGCGATCGACCTCGACGATCTGGGTCTTCCGGCTCAGTGA